A single genomic interval of Saccharothrix saharensis harbors:
- a CDS encoding polyprenyl synthetase family protein produces MPPHPLDLELPKHVDEALAAYLADRRALGARMEENFTGAVDALADFVLGGGKRIRPTFAWWGWRAAGGDPDGELADAVLTAVSSLELIQACALVHDDLMDASETRRGMPTVHVRFAREHRARGWLGEPERFGLAASVLIGDVALAWADDMLFAAGLPTDALQRLSLPWRDMRTEMLAGQYLDVLTQARGDASPDAALRIDRLKTAAYTVERPLHMGAAIGGASPELVAGLRSFGTDIGVAFQLRDDLLGVFGDPAVTGKPAGDDLREGKRTLLVALGMEFGADVLHEALGKPDLDVAMVDQVRVRLREVGAVDAVEERIAELTGSALRALDRSPIAEPAGERLAELAISATKRTS; encoded by the coding sequence GTGCCGCCCCACCCGTTGGACCTCGAACTGCCCAAGCACGTCGACGAAGCGCTGGCCGCCTACCTGGCCGACCGCCGGGCACTGGGTGCGCGCATGGAGGAGAACTTCACCGGCGCCGTCGACGCGCTGGCCGACTTCGTCCTCGGCGGCGGCAAGCGGATCCGGCCCACGTTCGCGTGGTGGGGCTGGCGCGCGGCGGGCGGCGACCCGGACGGCGAGCTGGCCGACGCCGTGCTCACCGCGGTCAGCTCGCTGGAGCTGATCCAGGCGTGCGCGCTGGTGCACGACGACCTGATGGACGCCTCCGAGACCCGCCGCGGGATGCCGACCGTGCACGTCCGGTTCGCGCGCGAGCACCGCGCCAGGGGTTGGCTCGGCGAGCCCGAGCGGTTCGGGCTGGCCGCGTCCGTGCTCATCGGCGACGTGGCGCTGGCGTGGGCCGACGACATGCTGTTCGCCGCCGGGCTGCCCACCGACGCGTTGCAGCGGCTGAGCCTGCCGTGGCGGGACATGCGCACCGAGATGCTCGCCGGCCAGTACCTGGACGTGCTCACGCAGGCGCGCGGGGACGCCTCCCCGGACGCGGCGCTGCGCATCGACCGGCTCAAGACCGCCGCCTACACCGTCGAACGGCCGCTGCACATGGGTGCGGCGATCGGCGGGGCGTCACCGGAGCTGGTGGCCGGCCTGCGGTCGTTCGGCACCGACATCGGGGTGGCGTTCCAGCTGCGTGACGACCTGCTCGGCGTGTTCGGCGACCCGGCGGTGACCGGCAAGCCCGCGGGCGACGACCTGCGCGAGGGCAAGCGGACGCTGCTGGTCGCGCTGGGCATGGAGTTCGGCGCGGACGTGCTGCACGAGGCGCTGGGCAAGCCGGACCTCGACGTGGCCATGGTCGACCAGGTGCGCGTCCGGCTGCGCGAGGTGGGCGCGGTGGACGCGGTGGAGGAGCGGATCGCCGAGCTGACCGGGTCCGCGCTGCGGGCGCTCGACCGGTCGCCGATCGCCGAACCGGCCGGTGAGCGGCTCGCGGAGCTGGCGATCAGCGCCACCAAGAGGACTTCCTGA
- the crtI gene encoding phytoene desaturase family protein: MRTVTGRTDHVVVVGAGLAGLSAALHLLGAGRRVTVVERDAVPGGRAGRLDVGGYRFDTGPTVLTMPELVDEALDAVGDSLADRLDLRPVHPAYRARFADGSTLDVHSDAEAMEAEVRRFAGPREATGYRALRRWLTELYRVERDRFIGSNFDSPLSLLTPELAKLAGLRGFARLGPSVARFVRDERLQRVFSFQSLYAGVPPRKALAAYAVIAYMDTIAGVHYPEGGMRALPDALAAAARDAGADLRFQTPVAWLERIGGRVTAVRTSHGERIPCDAVVLTPDLPVSYRLLGHRPRRPVPVTWSPSAVVLHAGVDRTWPELAHHTLLFGREWDRTFDELTRRGTLMSDPSLLVTAPPGQGMFVLAPAPNLRVGPIDWERVGPAYRDELVDVLERRGLTGFGAAIQVERLVTPQDWADLGLAAGTPFSAAHTLAQTGPFRPRNLVLDNAVLAGCGTTPGVGVPPVLISGKLAAQRITGLTGARSRRPARPERAHTRR; encoded by the coding sequence ATGCGCACGGTCACCGGCCGCACGGACCACGTCGTCGTGGTCGGCGCGGGGTTGGCGGGGTTGTCGGCCGCGCTGCACCTGCTCGGCGCGGGTCGCCGGGTCACCGTGGTCGAGCGCGACGCCGTGCCCGGCGGCCGGGCGGGACGGCTGGACGTGGGCGGCTACCGGTTCGACACCGGGCCGACCGTGCTGACCATGCCGGAGCTGGTGGACGAGGCCCTCGACGCGGTCGGCGACTCGCTGGCCGACCGGCTGGACCTGCGGCCCGTGCACCCCGCCTACCGGGCCCGGTTCGCCGACGGCAGCACGCTGGACGTGCACTCCGACGCCGAGGCGATGGAGGCCGAGGTGCGCCGGTTCGCCGGTCCGCGCGAGGCCACCGGCTACCGGGCGCTGCGCCGGTGGCTGACCGAGCTGTACCGGGTGGAGCGGGACAGGTTCATCGGGTCGAACTTCGACTCGCCGCTGTCGCTGCTCACGCCCGAGCTGGCGAAGCTGGCCGGGTTGCGCGGGTTCGCCCGGCTCGGGCCGTCGGTGGCGCGGTTCGTGCGCGACGAGCGGTTGCAGCGGGTGTTCTCGTTCCAGTCGCTGTACGCGGGCGTCCCGCCGCGCAAGGCCCTCGCCGCGTACGCCGTCATCGCGTACATGGACACCATCGCGGGCGTGCACTACCCCGAGGGCGGGATGCGGGCGCTGCCGGACGCGTTGGCGGCGGCCGCCCGGGACGCGGGCGCCGACCTGCGGTTCCAGACGCCGGTGGCCTGGCTGGAGCGCATCGGCGGCCGGGTGACCGCGGTGCGCACCTCGCACGGCGAGCGCATCCCGTGCGACGCGGTGGTGCTCACACCGGACCTGCCGGTGTCCTACCGCCTGCTCGGCCACCGCCCGCGCCGTCCCGTGCCGGTCACGTGGTCGCCGTCGGCGGTCGTGCTGCACGCGGGCGTGGACCGGACGTGGCCGGAGCTGGCGCACCACACGCTGCTCTTCGGCCGGGAGTGGGACCGGACGTTCGACGAGCTGACCCGCCGGGGCACCTTGATGAGCGACCCGTCGCTGCTGGTCACCGCGCCGCCGGGGCAGGGGATGTTCGTGCTCGCGCCCGCGCCGAACCTGCGCGTCGGCCCGATCGACTGGGAGCGGGTCGGCCCGGCCTACCGCGACGAGCTGGTCGACGTGCTGGAGCGGCGCGGGCTCACCGGGTTCGGCGCCGCGATCCAGGTCGAGCGGCTGGTCACGCCCCAGGACTGGGCCGACCTCGGCCTGGCCGCGGGCACCCCGTTCTCGGCCGCGCACACGCTCGCCCAGACGGGGCCGTTCCGGCCGCGCAACCTCGTGCTGGACAACGCGGTGCTGGCCGGCTGCGGCACCACGCCGGGCGTCGGCGTGCCGCCGGTGCTCATCTCCGGCAAGCTGGCCGCGCAGCGGATCACCGGGCTCACCGGGGCGAGGTCGCGGCGGCCGGCGCGACCCGAGCGGGCGCACACCCGGCGTTGA
- a CDS encoding phytoene/squalene synthase family protein: MTDLAAAYARCRELNARHGRTFFLATRLLTPAQRPAVHALYGFARWADEIVDSGTSTDPAGDLELLEAQLADELAGRPTGHPVLVALADTARRHSIDPALFDEFLASMRMDLTVTSYPDFAALERYVRGSAAVIGLQLLPVFGTVVPRAEAEPPAAALGRAFQLTNFLRDVGEDLDRGRVYLPRDVLAAYGVDRELLVWCRRTGKADRRVRRVLGHLVAHTSAVYREAEPGVPMLHPVSRPCVRTAFTLYRGILDEIAAADYRVLDRRVVVPTSRRLAVAVPGLARALAARVTGR; the protein is encoded by the coding sequence GTGACGGACCTGGCCGCGGCCTACGCCCGGTGCCGCGAGCTGAACGCCCGGCACGGCCGCACGTTCTTCCTCGCCACCCGCCTGCTCACGCCCGCGCAGCGGCCCGCCGTGCACGCCCTGTACGGCTTCGCGCGGTGGGCCGACGAGATCGTGGACAGCGGCACGTCGACCGACCCGGCCGGCGACCTCGAACTGCTGGAGGCGCAACTGGCCGACGAGCTGGCGGGACGGCCGACCGGCCACCCCGTGCTCGTGGCCCTGGCCGACACCGCGCGCCGCCACTCGATCGACCCGGCGCTGTTCGACGAGTTCCTGGCGTCCATGCGGATGGACCTCACCGTCACCTCGTACCCGGACTTCGCCGCGCTGGAGCGGTACGTGCGCGGTTCGGCGGCGGTGATCGGGCTGCAACTGCTGCCGGTGTTCGGCACGGTCGTGCCGCGGGCCGAAGCCGAGCCGCCCGCCGCCGCGCTGGGCCGGGCGTTCCAGCTCACGAACTTCCTGCGCGACGTCGGCGAGGACCTCGACCGCGGCCGGGTCTACCTGCCGCGGGACGTGCTGGCGGCCTACGGCGTCGACCGGGAGCTGCTGGTGTGGTGCCGGCGGACCGGGAAGGCCGACCGGCGGGTGCGGCGGGTGCTGGGGCACCTGGTGGCGCACACGTCGGCGGTGTACCGCGAGGCCGAGCCGGGCGTGCCGATGCTGCACCCCGTGTCACGGCCGTGCGTGCGGACCGCGTTCACGCTGTACCGGGGCATCCTGGACGAGATCGCCGCCGCCGACTACCGGGTGCTGGACCGCCGGGTCGTGGTGCCGACGTCGCGCCGGCTGGCGGTAGCCGTGCCGGGTCTCGCCCGGGCGCTGGCGGCGAGGGTCACCGGGCGTTAG
- a CDS encoding Rv2175c family DNA-binding protein: MSAIPAAADVLAPDLEVLPLPEVAERLGLPINRVHQLLRDGQLLAERRGGVLVVPAAFLAAGGVVKGLPGTITVLRDSGFSTEEILRWLFTEDETLPGTPIEALRGDRGREVKRRAQALGF; this comes from the coding sequence GTGAGTGCGATTCCTGCCGCTGCGGATGTGCTGGCTCCCGACCTGGAGGTCCTGCCCCTCCCCGAGGTCGCCGAGCGTCTTGGCCTGCCGATCAACCGAGTCCACCAGTTGCTGCGCGACGGTCAGCTGCTCGCCGAGCGCCGTGGTGGTGTGCTCGTCGTCCCCGCCGCGTTCCTCGCCGCCGGAGGCGTGGTGAAGGGGCTGCCCGGCACCATCACGGTGCTGCGCGACTCCGGCTTCTCGACCGAAGAGATCCTCCGGTGGCTGTTCACCGAGGACGAGACCCTGCCCGGCACGCCCATCGAGGCGCTGCGCGGCGACCGCGGCCGTGAGGTGAAGCGGAGGGCACAGGCCTTGGGCTTCTGA
- a CDS encoding Stk1 family PASTA domain-containing Ser/Thr kinase — protein sequence MERSATNVIGGLLEQRYRVGSLVARGGMSTVYRGVDTRLERTVAIKVMDPRFSADPQFVARFEREARAAAKLHHPGVVQVHDQGVDEDRVYLVMELVEGGTLRDLLNARGKLDVPLALTVIEKVLSPLAAAHRADLVHRDVKPENVLIGPGGTVKVADFGLVRAVSTAGVTSDTMILGTVAYLSPEQVTTGTTDARSDVYSAGVLLYEMLTGTPPYVGDNAISVAYRHVNDDVPAVPDVPPEVAELVRRATRKEPFLRPADAESFLSEVETARAVLGIATVDVPLPTAPAPAEEATELVSAPVRPAEQTVRVEPVRVGAGAPFADPTVPVHRPNPLVPPTAGPQGTRAIPRAELLTPPEPKPVGPPPPASRPRARRPPKKKTPEQLYEEMRARSKRQFITWLSVVVVAAILIGVTAWWLAVGRVTTVPDLVGKDEAVATALLDEASLTKTARRENHDTVPSGQVISTDPPAGTKANQGDLVRLVVSAGKPVVPQVNAGVEVAAAEQEITSVGLKPQLNPAEDAFSDRVPKGKVVTLKPAPGTPVPIGSAVTIVLSKGSQPKPVPSVTGKTKDEAFAELSAAGFDPVEGPTEFSDKVDGGKVIRTDPPAGTNMPPGNRQVTVILSADSVTVPQVEGKTVKEAKKILEDAGLKVDVQFNNRDRARVVNQSVRAGERVPKDTKITIIGV from the coding sequence GTGGAAAGGTCGGCGACGAACGTGATCGGCGGGCTGCTCGAACAACGCTACCGGGTTGGCTCCCTGGTCGCGCGGGGCGGCATGTCCACCGTGTACCGCGGTGTGGACACCCGCTTGGAGCGCACGGTGGCCATCAAGGTGATGGACCCCCGGTTCTCGGCCGACCCGCAGTTCGTCGCGCGGTTCGAGCGGGAGGCCCGTGCCGCGGCCAAGCTGCACCACCCCGGCGTGGTGCAGGTCCACGACCAGGGCGTGGACGAGGACCGGGTCTACCTGGTCATGGAGCTGGTCGAGGGCGGCACGCTGCGCGACCTGCTCAACGCGCGCGGCAAGCTGGACGTGCCGCTGGCGCTCACCGTCATCGAGAAGGTCCTGTCACCGCTGGCCGCCGCGCACCGCGCCGACCTCGTGCACCGGGACGTGAAGCCGGAGAACGTGCTCATCGGGCCCGGCGGCACGGTGAAGGTCGCCGACTTCGGGCTGGTCCGCGCCGTCTCCACGGCCGGGGTGACCAGCGACACCATGATTCTCGGCACGGTGGCCTACCTCTCCCCGGAGCAGGTGACGACGGGCACGACGGACGCGCGCAGCGACGTCTACTCGGCGGGCGTGCTGCTGTACGAGATGCTGACCGGCACGCCGCCGTACGTGGGCGACAACGCCATCTCGGTGGCCTACCGGCACGTGAACGACGACGTGCCCGCGGTCCCGGACGTGCCGCCGGAGGTCGCGGAGCTGGTGCGCCGGGCGACCCGCAAGGAGCCGTTCCTGCGGCCTGCGGACGCCGAGTCGTTCCTGTCCGAGGTGGAGACCGCGCGGGCGGTGCTGGGCATCGCCACCGTGGACGTGCCGCTGCCGACCGCCCCCGCGCCCGCGGAAGAAGCCACGGAACTCGTGTCCGCCCCGGTGCGCCCGGCCGAGCAGACGGTGCGGGTCGAGCCGGTGCGGGTGGGCGCGGGCGCGCCGTTCGCCGACCCGACCGTGCCGGTGCACCGGCCGAACCCGCTCGTGCCGCCGACCGCCGGTCCGCAGGGCACCCGGGCGATCCCGCGCGCCGAGCTGCTCACGCCGCCCGAGCCCAAACCGGTCGGCCCGCCGCCACCGGCGAGCCGTCCGCGCGCCAGGAGACCGCCGAAGAAGAAGACGCCCGAGCAGCTCTACGAGGAGATGCGGGCGCGCAGCAAGCGGCAGTTCATCACGTGGCTCAGCGTGGTCGTGGTGGCCGCGATCCTCATCGGCGTCACCGCCTGGTGGCTGGCGGTCGGCCGGGTCACCACCGTGCCCGACCTGGTCGGCAAGGACGAGGCCGTGGCCACCGCGCTGCTGGACGAGGCGTCGTTGACCAAGACGGCCCGCCGGGAGAACCACGACACCGTGCCCAGCGGGCAGGTGATCAGCACCGACCCGCCCGCCGGGACCAAGGCCAACCAGGGTGACCTGGTGCGGCTCGTGGTGTCCGCGGGCAAGCCGGTCGTGCCGCAGGTCAACGCGGGTGTCGAGGTGGCCGCCGCCGAGCAGGAGATCACGTCGGTCGGGTTGAAGCCGCAGCTCAACCCCGCGGAGGACGCGTTCAGCGACCGCGTGCCCAAGGGCAAGGTGGTGACGCTGAAGCCCGCGCCCGGCACGCCGGTGCCGATCGGCTCGGCGGTGACGATCGTGCTGAGCAAGGGCTCGCAGCCCAAGCCGGTGCCCAGCGTCACGGGCAAGACGAAGGACGAGGCGTTCGCCGAGCTGAGCGCGGCCGGGTTCGACCCGGTCGAGGGTCCGACCGAGTTCTCCGACAAGGTCGACGGCGGCAAGGTGATCCGCACCGACCCGCCGGCGGGCACGAACATGCCGCCGGGCAACCGGCAGGTGACCGTCATCCTGTCCGCGGACTCGGTGACCGTGCCGCAGGTCGAGGGCAAGACCGTCAAGGAAGCGAAGAAGATCCTGGAGGACGCGGGCCTGAAGGTCGACGTCCAGTTCAACAACCGCGACCGGGCCCGCGTGGTGAACCAGTCCGTCCGGGCCGGTGAGCGCGTCCCGAAGGACACCAAGATCACCATCATCGGCGTGTAG
- a CDS encoding class II 3-deoxy-7-phosphoheptulonate synthase, translating to MNWTVDVPVDTLPELPPLPPELRDRLDDALGRPAAQQPEWPDAEQVRRVRAVLESVPPITVPAEIDRLRDNLAEVARGEAFLLQGGDCAETFADNTEPHIRANVRTLLQMAVVLTYGASLPVVKIGRIAGQYAKPRSSGIDALGLPSYRGDIVNSLVATPEARVPDPSRMIRAYANAGAAMNLLRAMTTAGMADLHRLHDWNKDFVRQSPAGERYEALAGEIDRGLRFMSACGVNDTSLHTTEIFASHEALLLDYERALLRLDTNGDQPRLYDLSSHFLWIGERTRQLDGAHIAFAELLSNPIGLKIGPSTTPEMAVEYVERLDPHNQAGRLTLISRMGNGKVRDVLPPIVEKVTASGHQVIWQCDPMHGNTHESSTGYKTRHFDRIVDEVQGFFEVHRRLGTHPGGIHIELTGEDVTECLGGAQEISDLDLAGRYETACDPRLNTQQSLELAFLVAEMLRS from the coding sequence GTGAACTGGACCGTGGACGTGCCCGTGGACACGCTTCCCGAGCTTCCGCCCCTGCCGCCCGAGCTGCGCGACCGACTGGACGACGCGCTCGGCCGGCCCGCCGCCCAGCAGCCGGAGTGGCCGGACGCCGAGCAGGTGCGCCGCGTGCGCGCCGTGCTGGAGAGCGTGCCGCCGATCACCGTGCCCGCCGAGATCGACCGGCTGCGCGACAACCTGGCCGAGGTCGCCCGCGGCGAGGCGTTCCTGCTGCAGGGCGGCGACTGCGCGGAGACGTTCGCGGACAACACCGAGCCGCACATCCGCGCGAACGTCCGGACCCTGCTGCAGATGGCCGTCGTGCTCACCTACGGCGCGAGCCTGCCGGTGGTGAAGATCGGCCGCATCGCGGGCCAGTACGCCAAGCCGCGCTCGTCGGGCATCGACGCGCTCGGCCTGCCGTCCTACCGCGGCGACATCGTGAACTCGCTGGTCGCCACGCCCGAGGCGCGCGTGCCGGACCCGTCGCGGATGATCCGCGCCTACGCCAACGCGGGCGCGGCGATGAACCTGCTGCGCGCGATGACCACGGCCGGCATGGCCGACCTGCACCGGCTGCACGACTGGAACAAGGACTTCGTCCGCCAGTCGCCCGCGGGTGAGCGGTACGAGGCGCTGGCCGGCGAGATCGACCGGGGCCTGCGGTTCATGTCGGCGTGCGGCGTGAACGACACGTCGCTGCACACCACCGAGATCTTCGCCTCGCACGAGGCGCTGCTGCTCGACTACGAGCGGGCGCTGCTGCGCCTGGACACCAACGGTGACCAGCCGAGGCTGTACGACCTGTCGTCGCACTTCCTGTGGATCGGCGAGCGGACCAGGCAGCTGGACGGCGCGCACATCGCGTTCGCCGAGCTGCTGTCCAACCCGATCGGGTTGAAGATCGGCCCGTCGACCACGCCGGAGATGGCCGTCGAGTACGTCGAGCGGCTCGACCCGCACAACCAGGCGGGCCGCTTGACCCTGATCAGCCGGATGGGCAACGGCAAGGTGCGCGACGTGCTGCCGCCGATCGTCGAGAAGGTCACCGCCTCCGGCCACCAGGTCATCTGGCAGTGCGACCCGATGCACGGCAACACGCACGAGTCGTCCACCGGCTACAAGACCCGCCACTTCGACCGGATCGTCGACGAGGTGCAGGGCTTCTTCGAGGTGCACCGGCGCCTGGGCACCCACCCGGGCGGCATCCACATCGAGCTGACCGGCGAGGACGTCACCGAGTGCCTGGGCGGCGCCCAGGAGATCTCCGACCTGGACCTGGCGGGCCGCTACGAGACCGCCTGCGACCCGCGGCTGAACACCCAGCAGTCGCTGGAGCTCGCGTTCCTGGTCGCCGAGATGCTGCGCAGCTAG
- a CDS encoding DUF2891 domain-containing protein: MPDTRSDDDAAARSLSTAVENLRRDYPAHWSHVVTGDADLVPLRVLHPIFAGSFDWHSCVHQTWLAVRLLRVRPDVEGAEQARRVLDALITQEHARTEAAFFDGPSGGFWERPYGWAWLLVLDAELRTWGSPWAVELRPLSAVLRDRYLAEVTTARLPVRTGTHGNTAFATGLVLDAARAVGDEELASACERAALRWHREDVGYGGFEPDAADFLSPALTEADLVRRVLPADEFTAWFEAFLPRLEDSRWKVLREPVPVDDPGGAYGSHLVGLALSRAWQWRSVAAALPEDHRYADLARTAAEAHREAGLRHVSGHGYYAEHWLGTFAAYLDFGAFTDR; encoded by the coding sequence ATGCCGGACACCCGATCGGATGACGACGCGGCGGCCAGGTCGCTGTCGACCGCGGTCGAGAACCTCCGGCGGGACTACCCGGCGCACTGGTCGCACGTGGTGACCGGCGACGCCGACCTGGTGCCGCTGCGCGTGCTGCACCCGATCTTCGCCGGGTCGTTCGACTGGCACTCGTGCGTGCATCAGACCTGGTTGGCGGTCCGGCTGCTGCGGGTCCGGCCCGATGTCGAGGGCGCGGAGCAGGCCCGCCGGGTGCTCGACGCGCTGATCACGCAGGAGCACGCGCGGACCGAGGCGGCGTTCTTCGACGGCCCGAGCGGCGGGTTCTGGGAGCGCCCCTACGGGTGGGCGTGGCTGCTGGTGCTCGATGCGGAACTCCGCACCTGGGGCTCGCCGTGGGCGGTGGAGCTGCGGCCGTTGAGCGCCGTGCTGCGTGACCGGTATCTCGCCGAGGTGACGACCGCGCGGCTGCCGGTCCGGACCGGCACGCACGGCAACACCGCGTTCGCGACCGGGCTGGTGCTCGACGCGGCACGCGCGGTGGGCGACGAGGAGCTGGCGTCGGCGTGCGAGCGGGCGGCGCTGCGGTGGCACCGGGAGGACGTCGGGTACGGCGGGTTCGAGCCGGACGCGGCGGACTTCCTGTCGCCCGCGCTGACCGAGGCGGACCTGGTGCGGCGGGTGCTGCCGGCCGACGAGTTCACCGCGTGGTTCGAGGCGTTCCTCCCGCGCCTGGAGGACTCGCGCTGGAAGGTGCTGCGCGAACCGGTGCCGGTGGACGACCCGGGTGGCGCGTACGGCTCGCACCTGGTCGGGCTGGCGCTGTCGCGGGCGTGGCAGTGGCGGTCCGTCGCGGCCGCGCTGCCCGAGGACCACCGGTACGCCGACCTGGCCCGCACGGCGGCCGAGGCGCACCGCGAGGCCGGCCTGCGGCACGTGTCCGGGCACGGCTACTACGCCGAGCACTGGCTGGGCACGTTCGCCGCCTACCTGGACTTCGGGGCGTTCACGGACCGGTGA
- a CDS encoding 6-phosphofructokinase — translation MRIGVLTGGGDCPGLNAVIRGVVRKGIEAHGWEIVGFRNGWQGPVENLTKPIGLDDVEDILTRGGTILGSSRTNPYKIDGGVDRIRETLAANKVDALIAIGGEDTLGVAKRLTDDGIGVVGVPKTIDNDLGATDYTFGFDTAVHIATEAIDRLRTTAESHHRALVVEVMGRHAGWIALHSGLAGGANVILVPERQFSVDKVVEWVERRFERQFAPIIVVAEGAMPEGGAEVLHSGEKDAFGHVRLGGIGTWLAEEIAERTGKESRAVVLGHVQRGGIPTAYDRVLATRFGLHAVDAVADGDFGVMVALRGTDIVRVKLSEATAELKTVPLERYQEAEVFFG, via the coding sequence ATGCGCATTGGTGTGCTCACCGGCGGTGGCGACTGCCCCGGCCTCAACGCGGTCATCCGCGGTGTGGTCCGCAAGGGCATCGAGGCCCACGGCTGGGAGATCGTGGGGTTCCGGAACGGGTGGCAGGGGCCGGTCGAGAACCTGACCAAGCCGATCGGGCTCGATGACGTCGAGGACATCCTCACCAGGGGCGGCACCATCCTCGGCTCGTCGCGCACCAACCCGTACAAGATCGACGGCGGTGTCGACCGCATCCGCGAGACCCTCGCGGCGAACAAGGTCGACGCGCTGATCGCCATCGGCGGCGAGGACACCCTCGGCGTCGCCAAGCGGCTGACCGACGACGGCATCGGCGTCGTGGGCGTGCCGAAGACCATCGACAACGACCTCGGCGCGACCGACTACACGTTCGGCTTCGACACCGCCGTGCACATCGCCACCGAGGCGATCGACCGGCTGCGCACGACGGCCGAGTCGCACCACCGCGCGCTGGTGGTCGAGGTCATGGGCCGGCACGCGGGCTGGATCGCGCTGCACTCCGGCCTCGCCGGCGGCGCGAACGTGATCCTGGTGCCGGAGCGGCAGTTCAGCGTCGACAAGGTGGTCGAGTGGGTGGAGCGGCGCTTCGAGCGCCAGTTCGCCCCGATCATCGTCGTCGCCGAGGGCGCCATGCCCGAGGGCGGCGCCGAGGTGCTGCACTCCGGCGAGAAGGACGCGTTCGGCCACGTGCGGCTGGGCGGCATCGGCACCTGGCTGGCCGAGGAGATCGCGGAGCGGACCGGCAAGGAGTCCCGCGCGGTCGTGCTGGGCCACGTGCAGCGCGGCGGCATCCCGACCGCCTACGACCGCGTGCTCGCCACCCGGTTCGGCCTGCACGCGGTGGACGCGGTCGCCGACGGCGACTTCGGCGTCATGGTCGCGCTGCGCGGCACCGACATCGTCCGGGTCAAGCTGTCCGAGGCCACCGCGGAGCTGAAGACCGTCCCGCTGGAGCGCTACCAGGAGGCCGAGGTCTTCTTCGGCTGA
- a CDS encoding polyadenylate-specific 3'-exoribonuclease AS has translation MRFFYDCEFIEDGVTIDLVSIGVVDEEGREFYAVSTEFDPAKAGPWVRANVLNQLPPPADRAWRSRERIRADLLDFLGGPKANRDDVELWAWFAAYDHVALAQLWGPMPALPRCLPRFTRDLRQRWEDVGKPRLPQAPADAHDALADARHNLARWKVIETERQRRGFPVR, from the coding sequence GTGCGGTTCTTCTACGACTGTGAGTTCATCGAGGACGGGGTCACGATCGACCTCGTCTCCATCGGCGTGGTCGACGAGGAAGGCCGCGAGTTCTACGCCGTGTCGACCGAGTTCGACCCGGCCAAGGCCGGTCCGTGGGTGCGCGCGAACGTGCTGAACCAGCTGCCGCCGCCCGCCGACCGGGCCTGGCGCAGCCGGGAGCGCATCCGCGCGGACCTGCTCGACTTCCTCGGCGGGCCCAAGGCCAACCGGGACGACGTGGAGCTGTGGGCGTGGTTCGCCGCCTACGACCACGTGGCGCTGGCGCAGCTGTGGGGCCCGATGCCCGCGCTGCCGCGCTGCCTGCCCCGATTCACCCGCGACCTGCGGCAACGCTGGGAGGACGTGGGCAAGCCGCGCCTGCCGCAGGCGCCCGCCGACGCGCACGACGCGCTGGCCGACGCGCGGCACAACCTCGCGCGCTGGAAGGTGATCGAGACCGAGCGGCAGCGGAGGGGTTTCCCGGTCCGGTAG
- a CDS encoding lysophospholipid acyltransferase family protein, with the protein MLYWLMKHIFLGPLLKLFFRPRIIEGAENIPKEGGAILASNHLAVSDSFFLPLKLSRRVTFPAKIEYFTGKGLKGRFQRWFFYGVGQVPIDRSSASAAQGALDTGVRIVREGKLLGIYPEGTRSPDGRLYKGKVGVAWIALESGAPVIPVAMFGTDKANPIGSKMWRPYPIRIKIGKPLDFSRYEGLSGDRFVLRSITDEIMYALMELSGQEYVDVYAAKAKEGPQGDGKQAKAVDRLPEAKAG; encoded by the coding sequence GTGCTCTACTGGTTGATGAAACACATCTTTCTCGGGCCGCTCCTGAAGCTGTTCTTCCGACCCCGGATCATCGAGGGCGCGGAGAACATCCCCAAGGAGGGCGGGGCCATCCTGGCGAGCAACCACCTCGCGGTCTCCGACTCGTTCTTCCTGCCGCTGAAGCTGTCGCGCCGCGTCACCTTCCCGGCCAAGATCGAGTACTTCACCGGCAAGGGCCTCAAGGGCCGCTTCCAGCGCTGGTTCTTCTACGGCGTCGGCCAGGTGCCGATCGACCGCTCCAGCGCCTCGGCCGCCCAGGGCGCGCTCGACACCGGCGTGCGGATCGTGCGCGAGGGCAAGCTGCTCGGGATCTACCCCGAGGGCACGCGGTCGCCCGACGGCCGCCTCTACAAGGGCAAGGTCGGCGTCGCGTGGATCGCGCTGGAGTCCGGCGCGCCGGTCATCCCGGTGGCGATGTTCGGCACCGACAAGGCCAACCCCATCGGCTCGAAGATGTGGCGGCCGTACCCGATCCGGATCAAGATCGGCAAGCCGCTGGACTTCTCCCGCTACGAGGGCCTGTCCGGCGACCGGTTCGTGCTGCGGTCCATCACCGACGAGATCATGTACGCCCTGATGGAGCTGTCCGGCCAGGAGTACGTCGACGTGTACGCGGCCAAGGCCAAGGAAGGGCCCCAGGGCGACGGGAAGCAGGCGAAAGCCGTCGATCGGCTGCCCGAGGCGAAGGCGGGCTGA